Genomic window (Enterobacteriaceae bacterium 4M9):
GTCGTGAAACGTATATAGCCGTTCGCGGCGCGTGTTCACGGTACCGAGCGGCTCGCTTAAAAACAAAATGGCTTCAAAACCTTGCTCAATCAGGTGCTCTGCCACGCAGGCGGTGGCCTGTGCGTTGTCGAGACCGACCACATCGCAGGCAAAGTCGGGGATTTTACGGTCAATCAGCACCATCGGCAGCGCCGACTGTTGCAGGCGGTTAAGGCCATCTTCCCGCATGCCGACGGCGTTCACCACAATGCCTTCCACCTGGTAGCTGCGCAGCAAATCAAGGTAATGCAGTTCGCGGTCAACTTCGTTGTTGGTGTTACACACCAGCGGTGTGAAACCCTGCTCGCGACAGGCGGCTTCAATGCCGCTTAGCACGTGCACGGAATACGGGTTGGTGATGTCGGCAATGATGAGACCAATCAGACGAGTGCGCCCGCGCTTGAGGCCGCGTGCCATTTGGCTTGGGTGGTAGTTTAGCGCGGTAATGGCGTGCGCTATGCGCGCGCGCAGGTCGTCCGACAGCAGGTGCTGCTCGCCGTTGAGATAGCGCGATACGCTGGTTTTACCGGTTTTCGCCGTGCGGGCGACGTCACTAATGGTGGCGCGGGTTGCCTTGCCTTTCATTGTTGTCTCCTTGCCGTTGCGGCGCAGAGTAGCATATTTTTTGCCGCAGGCGCGGGCCGGGTTTGCCCGCCTTTTGCCGTGTGGCGAGCGCTCGCTTACGCGGCATGCCGCCGCGTAAGGCTGGCGTGAATCGGT
Coding sequences:
- a CDS encoding LacI family DNA-binding transcriptional regulator; amino-acid sequence: MKGKATRATISDVARTAKTGKTSVSRYLNGEQHLLSDDLRARIAHAITALNYHPSQMARGLKRGRTRLIGLIIADITNPYSVHVLSGIEAACREQGFTPLVCNTNNEVDRELHYLDLLRSYQVEGIVVNAVGMREDGLNRLQQSALPMVLIDRKIPDFACDVVGLDNAQATACVAEHLIEQGFEAILFLSEPLGTVNTRRERLYTFHDTLARHPGIIAENGEIPLHNSELLDATLREFHTRQRGMRKAVISANGALTLQVARSLRRLGLNWGNDIGLLGFDELEWAELAGVGISTLKQPTREIGRAAVSQVIRRIEGSDEPVCELKFSGELIVRGSTAR